From the Leishmania braziliensis MHOM/BR/75/M2904 contig, possible fusion of chromosomes 20 and 34 genome, the window CCGCCGTCTACGTGGACGAAAACGGCAGGTTCATTGGCGTGCGCAACTTCATCGACTTTACGACGTTCGAGAAGACATGTGACCCGGAAAAGGATGTGCTGATTCAGTTCAGCACCTACTACCCATGGATcccgatgctgctgctgtgtctgctgccggtgctggcTGTTGTGAACGCTGGCTTCAACGGGTCGGCCCGCATGATcacgatggcggcgcaggcggagaagagccGGTTTACGTTCAAGCGAGAAATGTCGGTAAGCACGCGGCTGAAGGACGTGGCGGGGCTGACGGAGGCAAAGCACGAGGTGGTGGAAGTGATAGACTTCCTCAAGCAGCCGGAGCGGTATCAGGCGCTTGGTGCGAAGCTGCCGAAGggtgtgctgctcgacgGCCCACCTGGTGTCGgcaagacgctgctggccaAGGCGGTAGCTGGCGAGGCCATGGTGCCATTTGTCAGCTGCTCGGGCAGCGAGTTTGAGGAAGTGTACGTCGGTGTCGGCGCTCAGCGGGTGCGCGAGCTGTTTCGCGAGGCGCACAACTGCAAGCCATGTGTCGTGTTTATTGACGAAATTGACGCCTTTGGCCGCAAGCGCCGATCGGACGGCAATGGAAGCTCGCGGGGCACGTTGAACGCCTtcctcgcggcgctggaCGGATTCAAGGATGCGTCTGGCATCATGGTGCTGGCGGCCACGAACCGTGCCGATATTCTGGACAACGCTCTGACGCGCTCCGGTCGCTTCGATCGCAAGATCTCGCTCGAGAAACCGTCCTACAAGGACCGTGTGGCGATCGCGCTAGTGCATCTGCAGCCGCTTCACCTTGACccgtcgtcctcgctgcAAAACTACGCcgagacggtggcggcgctgacgcccggctgcagcggtgctgacATCTTCAACGTGTGCAACGAGGCAGCGATCCAGGCGGCGCGTGAGGACAAGGAGTATGTCGGGGCACCGCACTTCCACTTGGCTGTGGAGCGGGTGCTTGTCGGTCTTGAAAAGAGCGCTGTCAAGTACACGCCGCACGAGAAGGAGCGACTGGCGTACCACGAGGCAGGGATTGTGGTGCTGAATTGGTTCCAGAGCGACACGGATCCGGTCATCAAGACCACCATCCTGCCGcgcggccgccaccgcacggGCGTGACGCAGAAGCTGCCGCAGAACACTTACATCTCGACGCAGGAGagactgctgcagcgcattgTGGGCCAACTGGGCGGCTACGTATCTGAGGAGCACTTCTTCAGCGACGTCTCGACGAGTGCGGCAGGAGATTTGCAGATGGCGACGAACATGGCACGTGACATGGTGTGCTTGTATGGCATGGACCCGGTGCATATTGGGCACATGGGGTTCGAGCTTGACCGCGACGACACGCTGCAGAAGCCGTTTGGcccagagaaggagaacgCTGTCGACATTGCCGTGGAGACGATTGTGCAATCGTGCCTGAGTCGGGCGCGAGCTCTGATGCAGGAGCACTTGTATCACACCCGGGTCATTGCagggcagctgctgaagcaaGAGACGCTAAATGCACATGAGCTCTGGCTCGCCCTTGGCGACCGCCCTGTTATGACGAAGGAGTTCCAGACCTACTTAGAAAGCTAAGGGCACTGGCGCGCGTTACTGacagagggaaaagaggagaggttCCTAAAAAGCCGCGCACGCCGTGCAGTGTCAGCGCTCGCAGTGGAGTGCGTTGTACTGTCGGCGTGGCCTTTGCTCGCGTGTGTTCGCGAATTCCAATAACCTCTGTGCTCACCTAACCATCTACCACGCAAATCTAAAAAGTGGGGCCTTGATGCCCGAGAGTACACCGTCCCCCTCCACACGgtgtggagggagaggccaTTGGAGGTGTTCGACACCACGGCTCCCCGTACGCCATGCTAGCAGAGCGGACGCTTCACCCACTCGAAATTAGAACTGCCCTCCTCATCCACGGTCTTTGCTTCCTCTTCCTGCACGAAAAAGTACGCAGTTCGGGACTCGAACCCGAGACCTTCGCCGTGTTAAAGCGACGTCATAACCACCTAGACCAACCGCGCTTCACAACACACCGAAACGAGTCCTTGGCACAAATAGTTCCCATCGCTTTCGTTCGGGTGGCCGGAGGCGCCCCCTTGGCGTACCAGGCGCGTCGCGTGGCGAGGCCCGCCGCCGAGAGGAACTTGTGAAGGTTTCCCACGACCACGTAGCTCTCATAGCTCAGTCGGTTAGAGCGTGGGTCTAATAAGCCCAAGGTCACAGGTTCGACCCCTGTTGGGAGCACTTTTTCCGCGCAAGACCCTGCCCTCAGCTTCTATGAAGGCGTCTTGAGAGAGACGTGCAAGGCGAGCGTAGCGCAGTCGGCAGCGCGTGGGTCTCATAATCCCAAGGTCGTGAGTTCGATCCTCACCGGTCGCACTTTTCGGGGATAGAACCCCGAAACGGGCAGGACGGCCACGCCGGTGGAAAAAGCAGTGACGGAGGTGGGGTTCGAACCCACGCCTCGAAAGACCAGAGCCTAAATCTGGCGCCTTAGACCACTCGGCCACTCCGCCTTTACAAAAATTTCTACACCATGTGGCACCAGCAGATTATTATCACCCTTGCTCTTTTTTCGCCCACGGTGGACAGTCAACATACCCAAGTGGTTACGGGGTTTGACTTGAAATCAAATGCGATCTCGCGCGCAGGTTCGAACCCTGCTGTTGACGTattttccccccttttgcgGGGCGGTGCTTTGCTGATCCCCTGCGGCGCACGCGGGTTCCTTGTGGCCGTTCTGCCTGGTGTGCGCCTTGCGGCGGCGTGGGAGTGGGCTGCGGCTTGGCGCCGGCCGAGGGTCCCCCGCAACAccaccggcagcgccgctccgAAGCAGGCCCAAGGACCCACCCACCGCGAGCACCGCGCGCCAGCCCCGAAAAGCAGAGCCGGCATGATGCAAGCATATCCAAACAATGGATCCAGAGTTTTGCAGAGAGAGTGGACGAAAATGGCGCAGAGAGATCATTGCTGATGAACCTCAaagcgcatgtgtgtgtgagacATGCGGCATCCCCTCCATCCGGTCAGGGGGAGCGATGAGGCGCAGAACCCGGAAGCATGTGGGGGAGAGCCCTAATGGCACCATCAGATTTGCCAGACCCCAGtgtggtgggaggggggcctCCCACCATATTAAAGAATGCGGGGGCTTGAAGGGGCGGAGGACGAGGCATGCCGCTCGGGCTTGGCGCAGGATCTCACCGGGCCCCGCCCTGCTCGTGCTACAATGCCATGCTgtagaaaaagagagagtgtgtggtCGCGGCCCGATTGCCGACGTCAGCAGTGATGCATCACTGCTGACTTCCCTACGTCTTAGGGCCCATGACCCTGTCACTAGCAGAGGTGGGTTGGTCTTCACACGGATAGAGGCGGATTGGCTTCGCTACGCACAGAGAACGGGATACTCGATTAACACCACACACTGAGGTGTGATCCCTGTCAACAGAGCTTTGACGCTCGCGTGCGAAACAATTATCATGGCCGATGCGCATCACGCACGTTCACACCACGACCCATTCCCAGGAGTTGAATAGAAAGGCAGAAGGTAGGGATTAGACTACGTCTTTAATTGAGGGGAAGCGAGCCCGCACAGAACTACAGGAGCGCCACAGGGAGCCGATCATGAACTCCATCGCGTGGCACAGCTCGCGCGTGGCCGCCAGACACTCCACGTGGTGTACTTCTCCGCCATGCTCGCCAACCGACGGCACAATGTCGTTTGACAACACAACACTCATGATGTTCTCGTTGATCGACCTCAACGGGAGGCTGAACTTTTTGCGCGCCAGAGCGATGCCCGGTGCACTGAACGCCACCGCCTTTACCCGCATCTGTGCCGCTACAATAGCCGCTACCGCACCGCCGAGCGAGTGCCCGGTGAGCACGAGGTGCCGCGGGTGCGTTGGTCGCGAGCCCACGTAGGCGATGTGGTTGTACAGGTCGGCAAAGAAGTCGCGCCGGAAGTTGTTCTGCTGACACCGCCGCAGACTGTGATTGCCGCTCTGTGTCAGCTCCGTCCATGTTTCGTACACGTCGCCGTGCGAGTCCGCTggcagcgaggcggtgcgcaGGAGGTCGACAATGAGGTCCTTTGGAACCACCACGGTGCCTGGAAGCAGAGTCGTCATTAGCTGGTACAGCACCACCTCGAAAAAGATGTTCGTGTTGAAGAGGAAGTCGGTGAAGGAGAACATGTCGGTGCCACGCACCGCAATGACGGAGGTGTCACGCTGTTCGCTGTACACCTCGTAAAAGTCGGTCCACCCTGTCGGCTGGTGATTCGAGTCGCCAGGCACGCATGACGCGCCGTGGCGCGGTTGAATGACCCAGTCGGATCCCATGTGCGCGTTTAGGAAGCGCAGCATCGTGTTGAACTCCTCGACGTTGAAGAGGTACGGCGCCAcagcgaggagggcgagCTCCCACACAGACGTCTCGCCGTATTGCCGCGTGCAGAGTTGCGGGTAGAAGTCCTCGTTATCGGCCGACGTGATGTTGTGCCACATGAACGCGCTCGACGCCGCCTCCGGCAGGCCAGAGAGATACCCCTCCAGAACTGAGTTGGACGTGTTTGCCTTTGCCGCCCGTCGTGACGCATTCTGTGAAAGCAGATGCATGCGTACTACAATGTGGTCAAAAGTGAGGTGACTGTtgtctgccgccgccgtcacccgCACCGGGAGCGGACGCAGCTGCGGGAACGCCGCCTGTAAAATGAGCCCTGACACAAGCAGCGCgtagagcagcagcagcgtcatggAGATgaagcgcagcaccacccgcGTTGTGCGAAACTTCGAGCCACTAAAGTTTCCGGCGCTCTGCAGCGACAGAAGACGCGGCAGAGTGTAGGCGTAGAAGTGGTACTCACACACGTAGCGCCGCAGTGTCCCCGGCGGAGTCACAGCCTGACGCTTGAGGTGCACCTTAGCCCCGCCAGCGTACAAAATTGTCATGTGGCGAATGTCGATCAGCATGTCTAAGCTCACCACGTCGGGGCGGTGGTACTGCTTCTCGTGCACGTCCTCGAGAACGCTCGCCAGCGCTGGCGGGAGAGACACGCCAGAGTCGGCGTACTTCCACAGCACCGACCCATTCACCGTCACGTCGAACTCCCGCGCGAGGTCGATAGCGCGCGCGGCCAGCAGCATGTTCACCCACACCAGCAtcaagcacagcagcggaTGTTGG encodes:
- a CDS encoding putative mitochondrial ATP-dependent zinc metallopeptidase — protein: MLYTRALVVLSRRPLVAYGLPAGNASVRFCASSALPPSSSQSDKPAEAAKASSEGTQLSPAAKQSGVDTVAANTVVAAGTPNRQGASSPSSEKGGVSTPVPVSVCPSSTGAEASVKEPTPQLQGGRTSPPKRPAPPVHEANVNDVFAKDRVVPRGFEAFYAKNLVSKMLPQRTPTDSVQRAYTLSPQERALIAQIAARARLQRTWRHLGVLSMLLSALIGYRWYTAQARLDADVSNYSAVVVDVPSHTAVYVDENGRFIGVRNFIDFTTFEKTCDPEKDVLIQFSTYYPWIPMLLLCLLPVLAVVNAGFNGSARMITMAAQAEKSRFTFKREMSVSTRLKDVAGLTEAKHEVVEVIDFLKQPERYQALGAKLPKGVLLDGPPGVGKTLLAKAVAGEAMVPFVSCSGSEFEEVYVGVGAQRVRELFREAHNCKPCVVFIDEIDAFGRKRRSDGNGSSRGTLNAFLAALDGFKDASGIMVLAATNRADILDNALTRSGRFDRKISLEKPSYKDRVAIALVHLQPLHLDPSSSLQNYAETVAALTPGCSGADIFNVCNEAAIQAAREDKEYVGAPHFHLAVERVLVGLEKSAVKYTPHEKERLAYHEAGIVVLNWFQSDTDPVIKTTILPRGRHRTGVTQKLPQNTYISTQERLLQRIVGQLGGYVSEEHFFSDVSTSAAGDLQMATNMARDMVCLYGMDPVHIGHMGFELDRDDTLQKPFGPEKENAVDIAVETIVQSCLSRARALMQEHLYHTRVIAGQLLKQETLNAHELWLALGDRPVMTKEFQTYLES